atttaccaTTACACCATCTACATATAGATGAGTAGTCTTCAATATAAAAGTACTTTAATCAAGTCGTTCGATTTAGCTTCtgctacttcttcttctttttcctccCTTGCAGTACACTTAGTATACTAGTTCCAAAAATACAACACTACAGTATCAAACAGCGTCCTCGTATCAAATCAAGATGCTTGATTATAATATACGTCCTCTCTATTCCCCGCGTGCGTCCCTTCCTTTATCGCTTTCAATCGGTgccgtgtttttgtttgtttgttggctGTATCATTTCCATTGTTCATACCTTGTTctaattcataaaaaaagtcCTGCTCCCGTGTCTCTCTTTACCCATGTTGTTGTCCCTGTTGTTTCCATTACTTTACGCGCATTGTGCTTGCTTTTGGTGGTATTCGTTTACTCTTGTAACGTGTTCGTACGTTCGCTCGCAGCATTGATTGCAGTCTATTTTGCAGTTCGCATCACGGCGACCACTATTAGCCctcaaatgttttgtttgtttgtttttgttttgccccaTTTATGGTTTCCTTTAAAAAAGGGGAACCTTTGTTCTGTTGATTCTACTACTAGCCTGTTGCTCAGGATGTAGTAGATTTGCTGCAATAAATTACTTTGCTGCATCGATTGATGGTGTAGAGTTTCGTGGCGCAGCTAGCCAGATGACGTTGGCAGTCGATGGTAGGGTGTATACGACGAACATGTGCGCATCGGTTGTATCATTGCCTCACatgagcagcagcatcttACACAGCTCTTGGTGCCTGTCTCACTCGTTTTTACGCATAACGGAGACACACGAAAGTTAGTATGATGAACGATTCGATAAAACCAAGGATGGAACACAGAAACCAGAGCAGCACGTCCTGCAGAAGGAACTACCAATTGCGCCGTTGCTCGGGTTCACTTCCTATTTTCGTGGTCTATTTgctcttgctgctgttgtcgtGCTGCCTCCGGGATGGATGGTGCCAGAACGTGGTAAAGAAAAGTGAACAGTTAAATAGACGGCAAACGCCACACTGAGCCGCTCCCGTTTCTCCGGCGAAGGGACGATCCGAATTTCGGCGCGTCGTGCTCCGGGCGCTCTATTCACATTGgtcgtgcacacacacacacctttccaGCTAAGGTGTGGCCTTCTCGCGCAAAGAAATCAGTCCCGGGCCTCTGGCGCGTGCTTTGGCATCGATTTTCACTTAGTGTTTTATattgatgttttgttgtttgcatgCTACACTGCAAACGGGGAATTTCGGCAGTACGAGGGCGTCAACGCTTTGATAATTGGAAtcgcttttgctttttaaaatgcTCGCTCCCCCACTATCATACGCATTTGCTTTAACTAGAATCACTGCAAACTATTTTCATACGACGCGCGCTCtacttatttataaaatatatgtatatattttatGCGTGtttgtatatatgtatatatactgTGTTTTCTCTCCCCCTTCCCTTGGTTGCCGTCTGCCGCGGGTTGCTCGCGCAGGTAGTAAGCCGTGTTTATTGCACTATTATATGAGGAGCCGATAGAAGCACAGTGACGGTCGCTATTATTGTGAATAATGTAAACACGAAAAGGCAAAATCTGCAAACACGCAAACAGGAAATGTTAGTAGTTAGTAGTGAAAAAGGTGAAGATTAATCTAATTTTGGAGTGAATTTCGGAAGTCCTCGCCAAATGACAAATCTTCAAAATTCTTGTACTGTTATAAATTGAAGGAACTTAAACGGAGCTCCACACGCAAAGCTATCCCAACAAAAAATGTAATGTTAAACTGAAAAACaacaagtgtaaaaaaacCGTCCATCTTCTTGCGTTCCAATATCACGGATGTATGATGGAAACAAATATGACAATTTAACCAAATTAATCCAAACGACACGAGATTCAGTTGTTCGGAATGCATAATACAGCAACGCTAGAATACTTAAGGCTTAGCAATCGAAAACtgatgttaaaacaaaaaaaaaagattcaaagATTCGTGTTATctatccagcgatggatagttTTGATTGCTCGAAAAAGATTCGCCGAAAGCTGCTAAACTTCCTCCCCTACCTCCGTGAAAAAGTATCTTTGGAAGATATATTCTAGCAGAATATGGGCTGTGAAAACACAGCTAGAATAGAATCTCTCAGAAACATGttacaaaactttttttcTACCTGTGGTTCATCAATTTCAAAAGTTTCGTGAATTCCAAGAATCATTCAAGAATCACCAAATTCGTTACTCATCATTCGTGGAAGGGTTTACGTGACTGACACTAATGGCGATGTCCCCTACCTGTCAACAACCATCGCCGCGAACTTCCAGTCACTGATCAATTCCTGTTCCTCGTCCGCCTTCTTCATGCGATTCGTGATGAACTGCAATTCCTTCAGTATGTGGTGCAAATCCTTGTGCGAACATCCGGAACTGACGTTCTGCTCCTCGACCGTTGTTAGACGCGTAAAGCTACATCGGTGAAAAGAAGTGGATGGTATTCGaaggtaaaaaaagaaactatcATTGGAGGGGTTTCATCCAGCCGCTAAGCTTTACTTACACTGACCCTCCTATTGCGGTGGTCGAGCCAGAAATGCCGGAACAGGGATGGCGGAAATCGTCATCGATATCCAGCACGTTCGCTAGCAGCGATTTCGAGGATCGCTCCTTCAGCTCCAGCTCCTTCATCCGATTGCTCAGGATGATGGTTTTGCGCGTGATCTTTCGCCCCGGTCGACCCATCCGCAGTATCCACGGTAGCCACTGGAGGAAAACGGATTTGATCTGCGGTGGAAAACAAAAGGGAGGATGAGCAAATGGCATCTTCGTCTCGCTGCATTGCGTGCGACTACTCACCCAGGGAGGCATCTCGTGGATATCGGCGGTTCGGTGATGGTAGTTCAGTACGACAACCGTCAGCACGACCGACGAGGCGACCATGAACATAATGCAGTTGAAGTACGTTCCTGGAATGTGTTGCATTTCAAAAAAATGACAATTAGGGATGAGCGAGCCAAGTGCGGTGCACTGAGCGACAGGCAGAATTTGAGATGGAAAAGGCAAactactatttttttttataaactaaACAATCATTCCAAAAATCGAAAGCGAACGATAGAATCCGTCACACAACCAACAACCGACAACAATGATGCATCGAAAGGATAATAAtcaaaaaccaaaatgaaatgaacaaaaacatGCTGGAATCATGCAGAGAGCACTAGTAGCATAGGACTAGGGACAGGGCTTGTGCCATTACGTAGAATTGAGCCGAGAAGCATGCAGTCGTCGGTAATGAGAGTGGCTTGATGGATTGTAAAAAAATTGGCAAGAATCAACATTCCGACAGCAACTTCCGTTTTGTGGTGCTGGTACTGCAGCGAACATTTTTGCGGTTAATTTCcgaccaaaacacacacccacgatTAAGAAGGGAGGAGCAGCAACGTATGTGATTTCCTCATCAGACATTCATGATGGACTATTCTCAAGTAACGAACAAAGTAACGAAGCGTTGGTTTGCCTATAGGAAGGtgacaaaatgtaaaaaaaaacatcgaccTAGAACGCTTCGATCAAGTATCTGTGCGGTTCTACGTGCCCGAGATATTGACTCTCCATTATAGTAACTGGAGAGGTAGACCAATAACTTCTGCTACACTGGCTGAAccactgtctctctctctctcttttgtgtTTTCATCATTAGTGGGACATTCACTACATTTCGCTGCGTTTTGTGAGCTGCAGATGGTTTGAGAATTCATACGCAGATTATCAACACTTTTGGATGCTGGTTGGGCGAGAcggtggtgggggggggggagaaggggAGTCTTCTATAAGCAATAGCTAGCGGATGATAAATAATAATGACAATAACTCATATAAAGTGaagcacacagcacaaaacaGAAACTCAATAGAGCGCATAACTTTTGGTCAGCTAAGAAAAATATCTTTATACATTATCAGTAGTAGAAAGACAGAAGTAGCACAAATATGTATTTACATTACAGTGGAATTTGTTATGTGAACATTTGGAAGGTTTGAAGCAAACTGGAATCGTAgagacacaacacaacaccgctaaaaaaaatccccaaaaAGCACAAATGCACAAACCCTAACAAGCTGAGCAGTGACACAAGaccaagagagaaagagaaagagagacagatgGGAGCTGCATTGCAAAATTGAACCAAGATCGTCTCAGAATTCGGTGAGCTCTAGTCTGAACGCCCAAATGCCATGCGATAGGCACTGATTTATTCAATCGAATCATCGTTTGCTAAaacgcaaacacgcacacacccacacccacatATAGATACTTCGTCACGTAAAAAAACCATAAACCATGCCCCCGAACAGGTGGTGTTGTCGGTTAATGGTTAAAGTCTTGAACACCTGCGACAAATCCTTGAATCGATCGGTGGAAGGACCAGATGTTATACTTATGCTCGCCTCATCATCGAACTCTAAAAGGGGGGGATCGAGCGCGCAGGGACGGGAAAACTGTGCAAAACTTTCATTAGCATACTCCCAAGAAAACGAACccaaattcaaaatgaaacaGAAATAATGCACTAAAATTACGGGCAAACTCTGCAACAGAACGGAAAGGTAAGTGGTGGATGTGAGTAgtagaaagcaaacaaaacaaaccatgcGAGTAAttgcaaggggggggggggggggggtgaaggAGCATGTGGCGGGATAAGTACATCTTGTTCCACCCGAAATTATGGTGGCAAGCTTGTATGTGTATCTGCATGATTGTGAGCATGATGTTTCAAGGAGAAATATATGATTTATGGTATTGTGCGCGGGATGGTGTAATGTACTGGGGCCGcaaggatgtgtgtgtgtgtgtatggttgaTATGATATGGTAGCAGTTAAGAGAGTGTTGTTTAAATCCGGAGGTTTGAGATGGCAGTTGCGGCTGGGTAGCGTCTGTTTGTACATAATTATGTTCAGTACCTCGAAAGCTACAGTTTACTGATTAGCGTTATATACGTTCGTTTAGTAATTGTAGTAAAATGTGTGGATTCAGATATAGGTATGTATGGCTGTGCAGGGGGAAAGGGGTAGGGGGAGCACACCATACGAACTCTTATCGCTTAGTTTTTAGGTCGAGCTGCATTTTACACCtgtacacgcacacgcgcGCTGCCGGTTAGCGGGAATGATGCTGAATCATTCACCAGTTCGTTTAGTTCTGTTCTGTTAAGATGGAAATTGTTATTGAATTATCCAGATTTACTTAGTAGAGCTACTAGTagagcctttttttgttttgattgtttgcttGAGGGCGTGGAAGGAGTGGATAGATATTAATATacgttttgatttgtttgtttgtattcaaatatgttttttttttttggtttggtttgtatAGTACTACTTTCTTTAGGCTATACCTAGCAAAGGGACTGCTTCGCTCGTTTTCGTAATAACATGTCCCACTAATAATGAAAACACAGTTTGAGATACCAGTATAGTAAGTCCTgtaaaaaataacaagaaaAACATCATCTTAAATCGTTGAACATTGTaagcgctctctctctctctctctttctctctgttttcACTGGATCGGTAGTGTACAACAAAAGCAAGTTGTGCAGTGAACCTCAAATTGAGAGGCCGGTACAGGCACACCACACACTAAAATAGGACTGCTAACCGCAGGTTTTGCTCATTGTGCTCAGGATTGTGCCTTAGCAGTTTCGTGGCACGATCTTTTGTTCGGGTCGGGATGGTAGACAGGTGTGTTAAGCACTGTTTAACAGTTGTGTTGAGGAGGGAGaccaaaaactaaaatcaacccacgacgacgacaacgacgacgccATATTTCCATAATTTTGTTCGACAGCTTCCACACAGTGTTTGGAACCGGGTACTGATCGTAAAGATTTGCCCGCAATATGATTTGGCctagcaacatcagcagcagcaaacacacagagacataGGAGAGTTGGCTCCCTCTTTTTTTGTAGAATGTCATTTGAATTGGAAAAGTAAAGCAAGGAAGCAAAATTTATCACTGATGACACTACACAGAGTAAACGCAAGAAAGCAAAAGTGTGGTCCTACTGGTAGTGGTTTATgcataaacatttttaaattagTTTCATTTACGCCTTAGTTAGTGAATATTATTCATTCAGTTAAACCTCCCCTTGCATCAGTTGAACATTTATTTAGGCAACATTTTATTGGCAGTGTTAGTGattgttatgttttgttttaagttttGTTCATGAATTGTTTTGTTAAGAGTTTATGAAACGGATGTGTTAGTAAGCATTTTACTGTTTAGTTAATTTCCGGACAATAttcgaaataaaacaatgaatgctaaaaaaacacaagataaaaaaaccttcaaagcgacacacaaataaaaagaaaaaccaagcCACTACATCATAGAGtgatagaaagagagacagaggtAGAACAAGATGCACATAGACAAAAGGATTGTGCCACGAATGGCTAACTGGAATAGAAAAACGGAATAAGTAAATAGAATCGCAACCCACCCCGTTCATCTAAATCATGCAATTTAGTAATTTGCAACTAGCCTGCAAATGATAACACTAAGATAAAGAATTTGGTAgacaaaaataaaggaaatgcGTACACTACTATGCAGTGATGTAAATATGTGTAATAATAGAGCATTGTAGCAGAGAGGAAAAGAAAGTACGTAAATCTAGTGCTAGAACAGTTTTGTAAAGAGGCTAAAGGGAGAATGTTTAAGAGATACAGATCAAAAAGAATAAGAACATACTCTCCAGAGAACTAAcagaaaaatcttcaaatgACATTAAAGGAATTGTTTGGAGCTAAGCTTTCGTCCATCGTTTACACTCAAAAACGGAAGGTCTGCAAAATGTACTGCTTCTTTAGGCATTGGTTGCTTAACGCTTGTCTGATTACACATCGCATATATATTAGACTTATATTATTATCTCTTGGAATTTGAAATCTGCACTAATCCGTAGAAACGCTCTGTCAACGGTCCCGGCAAAACAGCTATTCGACAGTAGATAAATCACCACAATATCAATCAACGTAAATTGACAAAGCCaagcattcacacacacacaaagacaatTACACAGTTATTCGGGACAACAGCTAAAATCATTCATCGAAAAATGTTGGAGGAGCTCGAgagaaacaaacaataaaaaagaaacaaacgggGCAAAAAACCATCACAAAATGCCTAGCAATGGATGAGTTCAGTATCGGCTAACCTAGTAACGGAATTGCATCGGATACTTGAGGTAACGTCTCCGCAACTAAATTAAGGAATACAGTGAGTGATAGCAGTATAGTTACACCTGAAATGAAAGTGAAGTCGGTTTAGTTTACATATCACGTACTACACGCCGATTATGACGCTCGCCCGTGTTCGAATGATATCGTCATGATATGCATGGTTTTGTAAGACGAATGGAAATTTTAACTGGTGGCCTGGGACCTTATAGCAGACAGGACGGGGGCAGTGCGCTGAGTTTGAGTATATTGCCCCAAATCGGTAGAAGGATGGAAGATGGTGTTCCGATAAATGCTCATATCGAACAAAACAATGCGCCCTGTGTCGTGAAAATTCGGCAATAACACACAATACTGGGGAAATGGATCGATGGCTTCAAGAATCTACGAATGTAAGGGGCCAAGCAGATGATTTGGTTGATGCGTCGGATCAGATGTACAGGCCGGCCACGTATTTTCCTGATCTCTGAACCACGAGGAACCCCGGCAGTAGTCGCAGATGGCTGCTGCAAACACTCTTCCCAACTCTCCATACACTTACCAAGGGTCAACTTTTCTCCCGAGTCCGGTGGAAGCGTGAATCCGAGCAGGGCCATCGAAGAAATTAAGACGCATGGAACTATCAAATTGAAGAAGTAGTAAAGTGTCCGTCGCCGTATCTGTATCGTGAACGTTATGTCCACGTACGGCTCGGGACAACACTGATATgttattgtatttttctttccgGGCATTCCTGTGAAGTGGACAAGAGTGCATAGATGTAGACTACGAGGTGACGATTATCAGCAGCATCTGCGGTAAACATACCTATGAGATACCATTCGCCGTTCGTGATGAAATCCGACAGATCACCTCCATCGTCCGAGTTGAGTATGAGATCCagctggaaatggaaaacatcAGTCAATAATTAGTCATTCCTGTCATTTTTGGACTGTGAGACGATTAGGAGGTGCTAGCAGGACCCGCAGTTTCGCCTACCTGATTGCCATCGTACGTCCAGCTGCCGAACTTCATCTCACAGTGCTGGTCGTCGAACGGGAACCACGTGATGTCGATTTTGCACGTGCTCTTAAAAATACCGGGAGGAACATATAAACAGCTTCCATTGTTTTTCACAACTATGTTCGTATGATATGTTCCGTCGAATCCTTCATCAGCACTGGAATGTTTGCAGAAGTGGGAGGGGTTAAGGGGAAAGCGATTGGCGATAAGAAGGGTTGCGACAAGAACAGTCTCATTTTAGCTACCCCCTACCTGTTGTACATCAGCACGTCCGGCTTCCAAAGTTTGTTCGGGGTAATTCTCAAATCCCTCACACCACCGTATTCGGAATCGTTCCAGCGCAAGTTGTAATCGTTCCATTCCTATAATGGGCCGTCGCCACGAAAATTGAATCAGTGGAGAGCAATTTTGGTTTCGAGGGCCAGGCCAGACAGATATGCAGCACGTGCCCACCGTGTTGCGCTGGCAGCAGCACACGTGTGCCATCGACCCAGGAGGTAAGACCACCTCCCCAGTTGATGGGATTGGTTTAGTGTACAAAACAACTATTGATTCTACGTATCATATATAGTATATATTGTGAAGCCATTGCGATAACCATATTTATGAACATTTACGAGTAGAAGCGGTAGTAGTAGCATTATGAGTATTATTAGCCAGGCATTTGCACCACATGCAGAAGGGGCGGCAGCCATAACTGCCGAACCGAGCGCTGATCGATCGACGATCGATACGTCAATCAGGCCTTTGGGATCTGGCCAGAACGAACCAGTTGCGATGCAACGGACAGAGGAGGGCAAAGCGTTCCATCAAAGCTAATGCAACAAGACTCAAATGCATAATGGGACAATATGCTAATGGCATTCCAAACTACACTACTTTTCTATCAGACTGGGGAAATTGAAAACCGCAAACTACAACTACAAACACAACACGGCTCATGCAACATTTCAACggtgaagttttttttaaatatcaaatTACATAGGTATTGTGTTTAGTGTGTATCATATTTATATGGTCGAGTGCATTATTGTCAGTTAGGTTAATTtcacaggtttttttttattataaattggTTTTAACATGGTTtcatgttgaaaaaaaacgacattaCTATGTTAATTCTAAGTATTCTTTATCTGTATGCAAAAACATTGGTGTTTAATAGTAATAATTCTTACAGACCTTTTTCGTCTTTTTTTGGGCATTACATCCAACCTACTTATGGGTTACACTCATCGGATACCCAAATTAAAGCAATTTTTTCATGTAATTCCCTTTGCTAAAAGGATGACGCACGGTCTGAACGGGAAAGGCTCCTTTGTCCGGGTTTGTATGAGCTGGTACGGTTTATAATTCGACCACCGAGACACATTGTATCATATACGTACACGGTGAATAAATATCTAGTCTATGATGCTGAAATTATGGCTGCAAAGACCACCTTATCCAACGATAACTGTAATAACTCATTTCTTATTTTGCTGACTGatgtttttataaaaaaaataatattcttaTTGTAGACAACAAGTATCATCTATTATTATAATGCAAGGGGAACTTAGATTAGATACAATTCTAGCTACTGTAGGACATTAATTCTGtcgtattatatttttttgtgtgaagtGTACTAAACAGAGATTattatttccctttttcaaACAGCGTCATATTTTATGAGACAAAATAGAGCACACTAAACGTATTGGATACTTTTCAGAACAAAATCTTTCTGTTCTGAAGCATCACATTCCCAATCAGATTAAAGCACTAGACGATATAACAGTAATGAGGACAAAAACCAGGTGTAATAATTGTACATGTACATGTGTTCAACCAGCTACATTCAAACCAATAGCTAGATAGTAGAAGATTTTGTAATAAGAAACAGTGACAGTAGCAATAGTAATAGTATGAAGAGTAGAAATAGTAGTTAACCAATCGTACAGAGGCTCTAAGGGAGATAGAAAGGTGTCAGCAACTATGCAGCTGTACGTAGAGTACCCTAGGAAGCTggtttgtgtatgtttgtttgttttttaaagttCATACTTTAGGAGAGCCAAACAAGGTTCGGTATGAAATAACTCGTTCGCAACGCTATGCATCCAAACAATCCTAAGCTTTTGTAAGATAAGGTCTAAGGTATAGGTGGGCGGTTAGAgtaagtttgttttgtttttgtgagcTTTGGTTATTTATTCATAGTTTGTCCGTTTATAAAGCATGCAAACTTTACCGTGAAAACGTGTAACTTACCAACGACAGCCATATGTTCGTTATTAAAAGTTGATTCTTCTCGTCCTACAATCATCAATTTGCAGAAATGAATGGATTAAATCAAAGGAAACAAACGCTATTTGCATAAGAAAAACTGACCAATAACGACAAACGACAAACAATaggagaaaataaacaaacaatccGCTGGTGCTATCAAACAGAGCTTCTCAGGGCGAGAGGGGGTAATAGGTGACAGAAAAAAGAGACGAAAAGAATCGAAAAGGAAGTAGTAAAATGGTAATAACAAAACCGTGTAGATCGGTATTTCAAAATCGTACGCTGCAGGATCGCTTTGCAATGCGCCTGATTGGTGTCGTGATAATGAGAATAaatataatcataataattataatactAATGCAAAAAACACGGGTGTGAGGTAGCGAGTAAGAGGTAAGAATCAAAAtcaatggtttaaaaaaaaaatcttccagACACGTAGAGATTAACATTATTCCTAATATATCAGCTATGTATTATCTAAAACACACACCAGGTGAAGCTAAACACGCTGGCCACCGGCCCTCACAAAACttgcacacgcacgcacaatcGAAGAAAATCGAGTTTAGTAAATACATGCAGATTATGAGTATTAGGATCTTGATTAAGGTTTGTGAAAAAGGAAACGACGCAAATGATCGACATTGTCTTCGAGAGGTTTGCATTTCTTTTTGCTTCGTGAGGAAACTcgattacaaaacaaaacaaaaagtttattatATTACAAACGATAAATCTATGATTATGACATGTACCCATTTAAAAGCGACATAAACAGAGATGCCAAATAGCCTAGgcgcattttttttcaattaaatatctggtttttatttgatgtttaACACTTGTTTAAATtagtagtttgttttttttttttaaaatgagGGAAGCTTTAATTTTGCTATTTAGTTAGTGAAACCCTTTGCTGGGCTTTAGCTACGCATATGGTTTAAAGTTATTAGGCAGAGGAATGATGGAGTTTGTTTTAGTGGGAAACGTTTCCCCAGTTTTAAGATTACGAACTATTTAACGCGGACCCACAACGCGCGCACCGTTCCTCGGGGAGGAATTTTAGACGCATCTAcgcatgtgtttttgtttgatgttgctTGGTTTAGCTTTATATTCGGTTAGTTAAAACCACAAATCACAAGTACGTACACACAGCGAGTAGTGAAAAGTCCAGTAAGACACGACAATTATATTTTATAGCAAAATGCACTGGTGGGGTGGGACGGTTGGTTGTTTATATGCTTCGTATTAGAATTAGTAACACCACCATGTCATAGGCGGGCTCTCGAGGCGTTCGAGTAGAAAGGATGACTTCTTCCGTTGTTATAATACAGTGTATAGGATTTTTGTATCgctgtatatgtatgtgtgtgtgtgtttgtaaaaatAGTACACATTTAGTACACatgttatgtttttgttgttgtgtaccTCAGTGATTGAGAAAACAGAAGCATGCATTGAACGAAAGATACAACATCGATAGATAAGGAAACGTAGAAAGCCATAAAGTGTAAGCTGGAGCAAACTCGTGTGCCTCAGAAGTTGGCACTAAAACTGTTGTTCCGCGCTCCCTACAACGAgagctgtgtatgtgtgttggtgtgtttatttagtaACTAATATCGAACGATAAAGATTGATACAGATAAAGAACCGGAGAATAGTTTAAAGAGCAAGGAGAAAGTTTGACAAAAGTTTGTTCTGCACGGTTTGCTTTCCGCAGGCGGCAATGGAAGAAGTCATCCCTTCGTGATCCCGCacaatccccccccctccttcccATGCGTGGGGTAAAGTAGGCGTAACTGTTCATAAATATAGGCTTCATCATCCCAATTGCGAAAACAAGTGTGTTTCCTAATCCAATAAACCCTGGCAAGGGTGTTGGAGATATTTTATGGTATATGCTGCGAAGAGCGTGTCGCTGCGCCCGGGTACATGCCACTTACCAGATTCAACCAAGCGTTGGTAGTGAGTATCTGATTTTTTTCGTCC
This is a stretch of genomic DNA from Anopheles merus strain MAF chromosome 2R, AmerM5.1, whole genome shotgun sequence. It encodes these proteins:
- the LOC121590300 gene encoding neuronal acetylcholine receptor subunit alpha-7 isoform X1; translation: MYFVMDLYLIVLCLLVIYIKDSLQGPHEKRLLNNLLATYNTLERPVANESDPLEVKFGLTLQQIIDVDEKNQLLITNIWLSLEWNDYNLRWNDSEYGGVRDLRITPNKLWKPDVLMYNSADEGFDGTYHTNIVVKNNGSCLYVPPGIFKSTCKIDITWFPFDDQHCEMKFGSWTYDGNQLDLILNSDDGGDLSDFITNGEWYLIGMPGKKNTITYQCCPEPYVDITFTIQIRRRTLYYFFNLIVPCVLISSMALLGFTLPPDSGEKLTLGVTILLSLTVFLNLVAETLPQVSDAIPLLGTYFNCIMFMVASSVVLTVVVLNYHHRTADIHEMPPWIKSVFLQWLPWILRMGRPGRKITRKTIILSNRMKELELKERSSKSLLANVLDIDDDFRHPCSGISGSTTAIGGSVFTRLTTVEEQNVSSGCSHKDLHHILKELQFITNRMKKADEEQELISDWKFAAMVVDRFCLFVFTLFTIIATVTVLLSAPHIIVQ
- the LOC121590300 gene encoding neuronal acetylcholine receptor subunit alpha-7 isoform X8; translated protein: MYFVMDLYLIVLCLLVIYIKDSLQGPHEKRLLNNLLATYNTLERPVANESDPLEVKFGLTLQQIIDVDEKNQILTTNAWLNLDEKNQLLITNIWLSLEWNDYNLRWNDSEYGGVRDLRITPNKLWKPDVLMYNSADEGFDGTYHTNIVVKNNGSCLYVPPGIFKSTCKIDITWFPFDDQHCEMKFGSWTYDGNQLDLILNSDDGGDLSDFITNGEWYLIGMPGKKNTITYQCCPEPYVDITFTIQIRRRTLYYFFNLIVPCVLISSMALLGFTLPPDSGEKLTLGVTILLSLTVFLNLVAETLPQVSDAIPLLGTYFNCIMFMVASSVVLTVVVLNYHHRTADIHEMPPWIKSVFLQWLPWILRMGRPGRKITRKTIILSNRMKELELKERSSKSLLANVLDIDDDFRHPCSGISGSTTAIGGSVFTRLTTVEEQNVSSGCSHKDLHHILKELQFITNRMKKADEEQELISDWKFAAMVVDRFCLFVFTLFTIIATVTVLLSAPHIIVQ
- the LOC121590300 gene encoding neuronal acetylcholine receptor subunit alpha-7 isoform X5, which encodes MYFVMDLYLIVLCLLVIYIKDSLQGPHEKRLLNNLLATYNTLERPVANESDPLEVKFGLTLQQIIDVDEKNQLLITNIWLSLEWNDYNLRWNDSEYGGVRDLRITPNKLWKPDVLMYNSADEGFDGTYHTNIVVKNNGSCLYVPPGIFKSTCKIDITWFPFDDQHCEMKFGSWTYDGNQLDLILNSDDGGDLSDFITNGEWYLIGMPGKKNTITYQCCPEPYVDITFTIQIRRRTLYYFFNLIVPCVLISSMALLGFTLPPDSGEKLTLGTYFNCIMFMVASSVVLTVVVLNYHHRTADIHEMPPWIKSVFLQWLPWILRMGRPGRKITRKTIILSNRMKELELKERSSKSLLANVLDIDDDFRHPCSGISGSTTAIGGSVFTRLTTVEEQNVSSGCSHKDLHHILKELQFITNRMKKADEEQELISDWKFAAMVVDRFCLFVFTLFTIIATVTVLLSAPHIIVQ